One part of the Candidatus Dormiibacterota bacterium genome encodes these proteins:
- a CDS encoding VOC family protein has product MLGDYPVNVVLLAPDLEASKDFWANKIGLKIINDSPAAVVFKCGGDSDLTLSKSTVGTKDDQTQAGFRVKDVRAEVAELRRRGVKIEDYDTPGLKTVDGIADVGFALMAWFIDPGKNCVGIIQVK; this is encoded by the coding sequence GTGCTCGGCGATTATCCGGTCAACGTCGTTTTGCTGGCGCCAGATCTGGAGGCTTCCAAAGATTTTTGGGCCAACAAGATTGGTTTGAAGATCATCAATGACAGTCCGGCAGCGGTGGTCTTCAAATGCGGCGGCGATAGTGACTTGACTCTTAGCAAGAGCACCGTCGGCACCAAAGACGATCAGACTCAGGCGGGCTTTCGCGTGAAAGATGTCCGGGCCGAAGTCGCGGAGCTCCGAAGGCGCGGCGTGAAGATCGAGGATTACGACACGCCTGGCCTCAAGACCGTCGACGGCATTGCCGACGTCGGCTTTGCCTTGATGGCCTGGTTCATCGACCCGGGCAAGAACTGCGTCGGAATAATCCAGGTCAAATAG
- a CDS encoding AMP-binding protein, giving the protein MAMRVKPAWAVHLQPGSEIPLEDEAARRYLRRGNLPEALLRGGAHPALVAGEIALSHDELRAATGRAASRLQKAGVTQGTHAAMFAENSGAWIISYLGLQVLGATVVGMNPAFKAAEAEQILGDSQAAVAVVDAGRQALVEALRPRLAALRATVRVEEIGSSDPGTIPSPLAGTATPSPARGGGEGGGLNADSPALLLYTSGTTGRPKGALLDHGNLLAQGRGVVEAWRWTKTDRLVLALPLFHVHGLAIALNGSLIAGGCAVLVPFTPENVIRELQAGGTMFFGVPAMYQRLCDYLEKNPADLRHIRLFVAGSAPLPTTLFARCERILGQPVLERYGITEGGIVVSNPYDGPRQPGRVGFPLPGVEVRLGDQDEVQLKGGQVFKGYWRNTAASADAFTDGWFRTGDVGEIGEDGTLAIRGRIKELIISGGYNVYPREVEMVLEQHPAVAEVAVAGLPSERWGEEVTAFVVVRSPVDAQELIAYARERLSTYKCPRAVRFIDALPRNAMGKVARSQLR; this is encoded by the coding sequence ATGGCTATGCGCGTGAAGCCGGCCTGGGCGGTTCACCTGCAGCCCGGTAGCGAGATCCCGCTCGAGGACGAGGCCGCCCGTCGCTACCTTCGTCGCGGCAACCTGCCTGAGGCATTGCTGCGAGGGGGCGCACATCCAGCACTCGTCGCCGGCGAGATCGCCCTCTCCCACGACGAACTCCGGGCGGCTACTGGCCGCGCCGCGAGTCGCCTCCAGAAGGCGGGCGTCACTCAGGGAACCCACGCGGCCATGTTTGCCGAGAATTCGGGCGCCTGGATTATTTCCTACCTCGGGCTGCAGGTGCTGGGCGCGACCGTCGTTGGCATGAATCCGGCCTTTAAGGCCGCCGAGGCCGAGCAGATCTTGGGCGATAGCCAAGCCGCCGTAGCGGTGGTCGATGCCGGACGGCAAGCCCTGGTCGAGGCGCTCCGCCCGCGACTGGCTGCCCTTCGAGCGACCGTCCGCGTTGAAGAAATCGGCTCCTCGGACCCAGGGACAATTCCCTCCCCCCTCGCAGGCACAGCTACTCCCTCCCCGGCTCGCGGGGGAGGGGAGGGTGGGGGCCTCAACGCCGATAGTCCCGCGCTCCTCCTCTACACCTCTGGCACGACGGGCCGGCCTAAGGGCGCGTTGCTCGATCACGGGAACCTCCTCGCGCAAGGGCGCGGCGTGGTCGAGGCGTGGCGATGGACGAAGACGGACCGGCTCGTGCTGGCGCTGCCGCTGTTCCATGTTCATGGGCTTGCGATCGCGCTCAACGGCTCTTTGATCGCCGGCGGCTGTGCCGTCCTTGTGCCGTTCACCCCGGAGAACGTCATTCGCGAGCTCCAGGCCGGCGGCACCATGTTCTTCGGCGTACCCGCGATGTACCAGCGCCTCTGCGATTACCTCGAGAAAAACCCGGCTGATCTGCGTCACATTCGGCTCTTCGTCGCTGGCTCCGCTCCCCTACCCACGACCCTGTTTGCGCGCTGCGAGCGAATCCTCGGACAACCGGTTCTGGAGCGTTATGGCATCACCGAAGGCGGGATCGTCGTCTCCAACCCGTACGATGGGCCGCGCCAGCCGGGCCGCGTGGGTTTCCCCTTGCCAGGCGTTGAGGTGCGGCTCGGTGACCAGGACGAAGTCCAGTTGAAGGGCGGCCAGGTCTTCAAGGGCTATTGGCGGAATACCGCGGCCTCGGCCGACGCCTTCACCGATGGCTGGTTTCGCACTGGCGACGTCGGCGAGATCGGCGAGGACGGAACGCTCGCGATTCGCGGGCGTATCAAGGAACTCATTATCTCCGGCGGCTACAACGTCTACCCACGCGAGGTCGAAATGGTCCTCGAGCAGCATCCGGCAGTGGCGGAGGTGGCGGTGGCCGGGCTGCCGTCTGAACGCTGGGGCGAAGAGGTCACCGCGTTCGTGGTCGTGCGCTCTCCGGTGGATGCGCAGGAGCTGATCGCCTACGCGCGCGAGCGGCTATCGACCTACAAGTGCCCGCGCGCGGTGCGCTTCATCGACGCTCTCCCGCGCAACGCGATGGGAAAGGTCGCCCGCTCACAGCTCAGGTAG
- a CDS encoding MFS transporter, giving the protein MAVTAASADERKQLRRAVVASTVGTSIEWYDFFLYSTATGLVFAKLFFPNSNPVVGTLNVFLIYAVGFIARPIGAAIFGHYGDRIGRKTTLIATLLLMGIATFLVGFVPSYASIGIWGAVLLVVLRFVQGVGVGGEWGGSVLLSMEWGHKGGRRGLVASWPQFGVPVGLFLANGALLIMSNIAGPTGFANWGWRVPFYFSIVLVAVGLYVRLQVFETPLFQKLLDSKRIESAPVTQVIRRNWKEILQSAFLRLSEQAPFYIFTAYVFTYGTTVLKQPRNFVLYAVLAASVLSFFSIPLFGYLSDRIGRKRVYMAGVAAMGVWGFIYFGLLDTKVAALMFIAIFLSLIPHDAQYGPQAALIAESFTGRLRYSGASLGYQLASVIAGGPAPLIAVTLYSGPKFLGIGAYKTSLAVALYILVCAVISFIAVAMVKERSKQDISVEYDDQPAAEMVGAGQRPAQQPSRA; this is encoded by the coding sequence GTGGCAGTGACAGCGGCTTCGGCTGACGAACGAAAACAGCTCAGGCGGGCGGTCGTCGCCAGCACGGTCGGAACATCGATCGAGTGGTATGACTTCTTCCTCTACTCCACCGCGACCGGTCTCGTTTTTGCGAAGCTGTTCTTTCCCAATTCCAATCCCGTGGTGGGGACCCTCAACGTCTTCTTGATCTACGCGGTGGGGTTCATCGCCCGGCCGATCGGGGCGGCGATCTTCGGCCACTACGGAGACCGCATTGGGCGCAAGACGACCCTGATCGCGACTCTTCTGCTGATGGGCATCGCTACGTTCCTTGTCGGTTTTGTGCCCAGCTATGCATCGATTGGCATCTGGGGTGCAGTCCTCCTGGTCGTCCTGCGCTTCGTCCAGGGGGTCGGCGTCGGTGGCGAGTGGGGCGGCTCGGTGCTGCTGTCGATGGAATGGGGCCATAAGGGGGGGAGACGCGGCTTAGTCGCGAGCTGGCCGCAGTTCGGCGTCCCTGTCGGTCTGTTCCTCGCCAACGGCGCGTTGCTCATCATGAGCAACATCGCCGGCCCAACCGGCTTTGCGAACTGGGGCTGGCGAGTTCCCTTCTACTTCAGCATCGTCCTGGTCGCGGTTGGCCTCTATGTTCGGTTGCAGGTCTTCGAGACGCCGCTTTTCCAGAAACTGCTGGACTCGAAACGAATCGAATCGGCTCCGGTCACGCAGGTCATTCGTCGAAACTGGAAGGAGATTCTGCAATCCGCCTTCCTGCGGCTGTCAGAGCAAGCGCCGTTCTACATCTTCACGGCCTACGTCTTCACCTACGGGACGACGGTTCTCAAGCAGCCGCGTAACTTTGTGCTGTACGCGGTGCTTGCCGCCTCAGTCCTCTCCTTCTTCTCCATCCCGCTGTTCGGGTACCTGTCCGACCGCATTGGCCGGAAGCGGGTGTACATGGCCGGCGTCGCCGCGATGGGCGTTTGGGGCTTCATCTATTTCGGTCTGCTGGACACGAAGGTTGCGGCCCTGATGTTCATCGCCATCTTCCTCTCGCTGATTCCGCACGACGCGCAATATGGCCCGCAGGCGGCGCTCATCGCGGAGAGCTTCACGGGACGATTGCGCTACAGCGGCGCATCGCTCGGCTACCAGCTCGCGTCGGTCATCGCCGGCGGGCCGGCGCCCCTGATTGCGGTGACGTTGTATAGCGGGCCGAAGTTCTTGGGCATCGGCGCCTACAAGACCAGCCTCGCCGTTGCCCTTTACATCCTGGTCTGTGCCGTGATCTCCTTTATCGCCGTGGCGATGGTCAAGGAGCGTTCGAAGCAGGACATCTCGGTCGAGTACGACGATCAACCGGCCGCGGAGATGGTCGGCGCCGGGCAGCGACCGGCGCAGCAGCCGTCTCGCGCGTAG
- the fdhE gene encoding formate dehydrogenase accessory protein FdhE, with protein sequence MQVLEAAVASNPWPLRRERAAELAERYPHAAEMLHLYQALTVVQEAASRIPSPHNIASFAVDHVLPGVIDVTVERGPRALRDGVVAVYASANLEELIQRWLDQETLNPVETYLARASASPLLESLAASPSNSGGGSSLQCPACGGLPQLSYFAVSGEALVSGPRYLVCSRCATNWIFSRMTCAGCGESTGTKLPIFQEQERFPHVRVDGCQTCGKYLLTFDLRRDTRAVPVVDEIAALPLDLYARDQGLTKITPNLMGN encoded by the coding sequence ATGCAGGTGCTGGAAGCCGCAGTCGCCTCGAATCCGTGGCCGCTCCGTCGGGAGCGCGCGGCAGAACTCGCCGAGCGCTATCCGCACGCGGCGGAGATGCTCCATCTGTACCAGGCCCTCACGGTCGTCCAGGAGGCCGCCAGTAGAATTCCCTCCCCTCACAACATTGCCTCCTTCGCGGTAGACCACGTTCTCCCGGGAGTCATCGACGTCACCGTCGAACGTGGACCGCGGGCGCTGCGCGACGGCGTGGTCGCGGTATACGCGTCGGCCAACCTCGAGGAGTTGATCCAGCGCTGGTTGGACCAGGAAACCTTGAATCCCGTCGAGACCTATCTTGCTCGCGCTTCGGCCTCTCCCCTTCTTGAATCCTTGGCTGCATCTCCTTCCAACTCTGGCGGAGGCTCTTCACTCCAGTGTCCGGCATGCGGAGGTCTCCCGCAGCTGTCGTACTTCGCCGTCTCCGGCGAGGCGCTGGTCAGCGGCCCGCGTTACCTCGTCTGCTCCCGGTGCGCCACTAACTGGATCTTCTCCCGGATGACCTGCGCCGGATGCGGTGAATCGACCGGCACCAAGCTTCCGATCTTCCAGGAACAGGAACGGTTCCCCCACGTCCGCGTCGACGGCTGCCAGACTTGCGGGAAGTACCTCCTAACGTTTGACCTGCGTCGTGACACTCGCGCTGTGCCGGTCGTGGACGAGATCGCCGCGCTACCGCTCGACCTGTACGCACGCGACCAGGGGTTGACCAAAATCACGCCGAACCTGATGGGGAACTGA
- the fdnG gene encoding formate dehydrogenase-N subunit alpha, translating to MVSLAATFGRGAMTNHWRDIKNADLIMINGANPAEAHPVGFQWFLAAKNDPKRGPGSGGGAKIIHADPRFTRTSAMADIYARIRTGTDVAYFGGLINYVLQNNLYHDEYVKNYTNASFLVKPAYGFKDGLFSGYDAANRKYDTSSWGYQIDTAASDAYNAAHPPAGGAIATIAKRDVTLQDPQTVLQLMKQHYSRYTPEMVSRITGIPQDQFMRIAQLVGQMGTPDKVMTIVYAVGLTHHTTGGELIRSGAVLQLLLGNMGRAGGGMNAERGHANIQGNTDHAISWEILPGYLQIPAPQRTTIDQYVAAQAPKKLDPHSWNFFGTNYKKFLVSLLKAWYGDAATKANDFAFNFIPKPGQNSSWMSIYDQALKGKMQGLILSGMTATSIGPDSNRVMQALANLKWLVVMDPLPTTSSEFWRRPGVDAKSIQTEVFMVPTTHWIEKDGSFVNSGRWSQWKEQVIPPQGNARHDHWVLADLLTRVKALYQQQGGKFPDPVMALTMNYANPKQPTLDELAQEVNGFDLTTKTRLSSFANLKDDGTTTAGDWIYTGSYPASGNLMKRTAGVQDVAKNDPTGMGFFPNWAWSWPLNRRIMYNRASADLAGNPWDPTRAAIKWDATQAKWVGDVPDYPATMKPYTQDPNAWLPFIMTGEGTGRLFSNSMLDGPLPEHYEPMEAPVKNPLHPSQSESPVAFIFTGGGGKYAKVTDSFGTVADYPYVATSYRLTEHEHYVTQHVPLLAGLQPSPFVEIPEELAAQKSIKSGDRVRVRSKRGKIEVLALVTKRLAPTMIDGQKIFQVGLPIHWGFVGVSADADPNKGANWLVNSLTPFVGDANAYTPEFKAFLVNLEKI from the coding sequence GTGGTCAGTTTGGCCGCCACATTCGGGAGAGGGGCTATGACCAACCACTGGCGCGACATCAAGAACGCCGACCTCATCATGATCAACGGCGCCAACCCGGCCGAGGCGCACCCAGTCGGATTCCAGTGGTTCCTCGCCGCTAAGAACGACCCCAAGCGCGGACCCGGCTCGGGCGGGGGCGCCAAGATCATCCACGCCGACCCGCGATTCACCCGGACCTCGGCAATGGCCGACATCTATGCCCGTATCCGAACCGGCACCGATGTCGCCTACTTCGGCGGGCTGATCAATTACGTCTTGCAGAACAACCTCTACCACGACGAATACGTGAAGAACTACACGAATGCCTCCTTCCTCGTGAAGCCGGCCTACGGTTTCAAAGACGGCCTATTCAGCGGCTACGATGCGGCGAACCGCAAGTACGACACCTCGTCTTGGGGCTACCAGATCGATACCGCCGCCAGTGACGCCTACAACGCGGCGCATCCGCCGGCTGGCGGAGCGATTGCCACCATCGCCAAACGCGATGTGACGCTGCAGGACCCGCAGACTGTTTTGCAGCTGATGAAGCAGCACTATTCGCGCTACACGCCAGAGATGGTTTCGCGGATCACGGGTATTCCCCAGGATCAGTTCATGCGGATCGCCCAGCTGGTCGGTCAGATGGGCACGCCCGACAAGGTGATGACGATCGTCTACGCCGTCGGCCTGACCCATCACACCACCGGTGGCGAGCTGATCCGCTCCGGCGCCGTCCTGCAGTTGCTGTTAGGGAACATGGGCCGCGCGGGCGGGGGCATGAACGCCGAGCGCGGTCACGCCAACATCCAGGGCAACACCGACCACGCCATATCCTGGGAAATTCTCCCCGGTTACCTGCAGATCCCGGCGCCGCAACGGACGACCATCGACCAGTACGTCGCGGCCCAGGCGCCCAAGAAGCTGGACCCCCATTCGTGGAACTTCTTTGGTACCAACTACAAAAAATTCCTGGTCAGCCTGCTCAAGGCCTGGTACGGCGACGCCGCGACCAAGGCCAACGACTTCGCCTTCAACTTCATCCCCAAGCCGGGGCAGAACTCCTCCTGGATGTCCATCTATGACCAGGCGCTCAAGGGCAAGATGCAGGGGCTGATCCTGAGCGGGATGACCGCCACCAGTATCGGTCCCGATTCGAACCGCGTGATGCAGGCGCTGGCGAATCTCAAGTGGCTGGTGGTGATGGATCCGCTTCCCACGACCAGCTCAGAGTTCTGGCGTCGCCCGGGCGTCGATGCGAAGTCGATCCAGACTGAAGTCTTCATGGTCCCGACCACGCACTGGATCGAGAAAGACGGGTCGTTCGTCAACAGCGGCCGCTGGTCGCAGTGGAAGGAGCAGGTGATCCCGCCGCAAGGCAACGCCCGGCACGACCACTGGGTCCTGGCCGACCTTTTGACGCGGGTCAAGGCCCTCTACCAACAGCAGGGCGGCAAGTTCCCCGACCCGGTGATGGCCCTGACCATGAATTACGCCAATCCGAAGCAGCCCACCCTGGACGAGCTCGCCCAGGAAGTCAACGGCTTCGACCTGACGACGAAAACGCGGCTGAGCTCGTTCGCCAACCTCAAGGACGACGGCACCACCACCGCCGGCGACTGGATCTACACCGGCAGCTACCCGGCGAGCGGCAACCTGATGAAGCGGACCGCCGGCGTGCAGGACGTGGCCAAGAATGACCCGACCGGGATGGGATTCTTCCCGAACTGGGCATGGTCCTGGCCGCTGAACCGGCGCATCATGTACAACCGCGCCTCCGCCGATCTGGCCGGCAATCCCTGGGACCCCACGCGTGCGGCCATCAAGTGGGACGCAACGCAGGCCAAGTGGGTGGGCGACGTCCCCGACTATCCAGCAACGATGAAGCCGTATACCCAGGACCCGAACGCCTGGCTGCCCTTCATCATGACCGGCGAAGGCACTGGTCGCCTCTTCTCGAATTCCATGCTCGATGGTCCCTTGCCCGAGCACTACGAGCCGATGGAGGCCCCGGTCAAGAATCCGCTGCATCCAAGCCAGTCGGAATCGCCAGTCGCCTTCATCTTTACGGGTGGCGGCGGCAAGTACGCAAAGGTAACGGACAGTTTCGGCACCGTCGCCGACTATCCGTATGTCGCCACCAGCTACCGGCTCACCGAGCACGAGCACTACGTCACGCAGCACGTCCCCCTACTGGCCGGTCTGCAGCCGTCCCCGTTCGTGGAGATCCCGGAGGAGCTCGCTGCCCAGAAGAGCATCAAGAGCGGCGACCGCGTGCGGGTGCGCTCAAAGCGCGGCAAGATCGAGGTCCTCGCGCTGGTGACGAAGCGGCTCGCGCCGACGATGATCGACGGCCAGAAGATCTTCCAGGTCGGGCTACCGATTCACTGGGGCTTCGTCGGCGTCTCGGCCGACGCGGACCCGAACAAGGGAGCGAACTGGCTGGTCAACTCGCTGACGCCGTTCGTTGGCGACGCCAATGCCTACACGCCGGAGTTCAAAGCCTTCCTCGTGAATCTGGAGAAGATCTGA
- a CDS encoding haloacid dehalogenase type II, whose product MAPGARLDLKVLAFDVFGTVVDWRGGVAAEMSSIAKERQITVDAPAFADGWRSKYLPYLSRIRSGEMPWQVLDGVHRASLRELIGELSIQSLTEADLDRLVFAWHHLPPWPDAVGGMSRLRSRYVLTTLSNGGMAHLVDLNRAAQLPFDCVLSVELVRTYKPDPRVYRLVPDLLVVRPEESMMVASHTYDLAAAAGQGMRTAFVRRPQEWGAGKPEKLDISVDIVADDFLDLASQLGA is encoded by the coding sequence ATGGCGCCTGGCGCTCGATTGGATCTCAAGGTGCTCGCCTTCGACGTCTTTGGCACCGTCGTCGACTGGCGCGGCGGGGTCGCCGCAGAAATGTCCAGCATCGCGAAGGAGCGCCAGATAACGGTCGACGCGCCGGCATTCGCCGACGGATGGCGGAGCAAGTATCTGCCGTACCTCAGCCGCATCCGCAGCGGCGAGATGCCCTGGCAGGTGCTCGACGGGGTTCATCGCGCGTCACTGCGTGAGCTCATCGGCGAACTGTCGATCCAGTCGCTGACCGAGGCAGACCTCGACCGCCTGGTTTTCGCCTGGCACCACCTGCCGCCATGGCCGGATGCCGTTGGCGGGATGTCCCGCTTGCGTTCGCGCTACGTTCTGACCACGCTCTCGAACGGCGGCATGGCGCACCTGGTCGACCTCAACCGGGCGGCTCAGCTCCCCTTCGACTGCGTCCTCTCGGTCGAGCTGGTGCGGACCTATAAGCCGGATCCCCGCGTTTATCGCCTGGTGCCCGATCTGCTTGTCGTTCGGCCCGAAGAGTCGATGATGGTGGCCTCCCACACCTATGACCTGGCCGCCGCCGCCGGCCAGGGGATGCGGACAGCATTCGTGCGGCGCCCTCAGGAATGGGGCGCCGGCAAGCCGGAAAAGCTCGACATCTCGGTCGACATCGTGGCCGACGACTTCCTCGATCTGGCGTCCCAACTCGGCGCCTGA
- a CDS encoding DUF6457 domain-containing protein, translated as MNAWFEALGRQFAQSARDRGTAVAPPELDPQVADEVLELARVAAHTKERRFAPLACFMAGIAVERLRQAGALSAADEAAYLRGIREAVEAEP; from the coding sequence ATGAACGCCTGGTTCGAGGCGCTCGGCCGTCAGTTCGCGCAGTCCGCTCGGGATCGCGGGACCGCGGTTGCCCCACCGGAGCTGGATCCACAGGTAGCCGACGAAGTCCTCGAGCTGGCGCGCGTCGCGGCGCATACCAAGGAGCGTCGCTTCGCCCCGCTGGCCTGCTTCATGGCCGGGATCGCTGTCGAGCGCCTTCGGCAAGCAGGCGCACTTTCCGCGGCGGACGAGGCGGCGTATCTGCGCGGCATCCGCGAGGCGGTCGAGGCCGAGCCCTGA
- a CDS encoding 4Fe-4S dicluster domain-containing protein, whose protein sequence is MAQPVGFFTDTTLCIGCKACEVACKEWNGLPDNPLEFRGSYDNTGQLDHANWRHVRFVEQTTKSPDKPIAWSMMSDVCKHCANASCLEVCPTNAIVRTEFDTVFIQQDVCNGCRDCISACPYGVIGFNSNTGTAQKCTFCYDRLQNNLKPACATACPTQSIKFGPLDEMRQTAATRLATLHAQGMSEARIYGDKEYGGLHAFFLLTDKPETYSLPSTESAVLPSRNNIPGYLGAVVTAVVAAVAGLIAFRRRGEAKP, encoded by the coding sequence ATGGCACAACCGGTCGGATTCTTCACGGACACAACGCTCTGCATCGGATGCAAGGCCTGCGAGGTGGCGTGCAAGGAATGGAATGGCCTGCCCGACAACCCGCTCGAGTTTCGCGGCAGCTACGACAACACCGGCCAGCTCGACCACGCCAACTGGCGCCACGTTCGCTTCGTCGAACAAACGACCAAGAGTCCCGATAAGCCGATCGCCTGGTCGATGATGTCGGACGTTTGCAAGCACTGCGCCAACGCCAGCTGCCTGGAAGTCTGTCCGACCAATGCCATCGTCCGAACCGAGTTCGACACGGTCTTCATCCAGCAGGACGTCTGTAATGGGTGCCGCGACTGCATCTCGGCCTGCCCCTACGGCGTCATCGGTTTCAACAGCAACACCGGGACGGCGCAAAAGTGCACGTTCTGCTATGACCGCCTGCAAAACAACCTCAAGCCGGCCTGCGCGACCGCATGCCCGACGCAGTCGATCAAATTCGGCCCGCTCGATGAGATGCGCCAGACTGCGGCGACACGGCTCGCCACTCTGCATGCGCAGGGCATGAGCGAGGCTCGCATCTACGGCGACAAGGAGTACGGTGGCTTGCACGCCTTCTTCCTGCTGACAGACAAACCGGAGACATATAGCCTGCCCAGTACCGAAAGCGCGGTATTGCCCAGCCGCAACAACATTCCCGGCTACCTGGGCGCCGTGGTCACCGCCGTCGTAGCGGCCGTGGCGGGTCTGATCGCCTTCCGCCGCCGCGGGGAGGCAAAGCCCTGA
- a CDS encoding LLM class flavin-dependent oxidoreductase: MKVGVLLPSRFEDPGEFLADARAMEAAGADSIWLEEGDGYDPMLALAAIAAVTGRLRLGLITLNTPSPAGGGSARGFETLQHLSRQRVITLIPSPARGGGQGGGLSGSERWRRVGVPADREAWARTLEEARPDFDGVLVPLDPRLLDILRHPEDAIDRSDLMLAQG; encoded by the coding sequence ATGAAGGTTGGGGTCCTCCTGCCCTCCCGGTTCGAGGACCCGGGCGAGTTCCTCGCCGACGCGCGCGCGATGGAGGCGGCCGGCGCGGACAGCATCTGGCTGGAGGAAGGCGATGGCTACGATCCGATGCTGGCGCTGGCGGCGATCGCCGCGGTAACTGGCCGGCTGCGCCTTGGGCTGATCACGCTCAATACTCCCTCCCCCGCGGGGGGAGGGTCGGCGAGGGGGTTTGAGACCCTCCAGCACCTTTCCCGCCAGCGCGTCATCACTCTTATCCCCTCCCCCGCACGCGGGGGAGGGCAGGGTGGGGGTCTTTCAGGATCAGAGCGCTGGCGGCGGGTCGGGGTTCCCGCCGATCGAGAGGCGTGGGCGCGAACCCTCGAGGAGGCCCGGCCCGACTTCGACGGTGTGCTGGTCCCGCTCGACCCGAGACTGCTCGACATCTTGAGGCATCCCGAAGACGCGATCGACCGTTCCGACCTGATGCTGGCGCAAGGCTAA
- a CDS encoding twin-arginine translocation signal domain-containing protein, whose product MPQVTRRDFLKISAAGTGAAGLTALGFDVARAAQVRQSFHIAGATESHSVCPYCAVGCALVAHTKKNADGSTQLLQIEGNPDSPVNEGRLCPKGATAMQLATSARRVENPLYRAPGSDHWQQITWDDMLNKLAQRIKDARDSSFVATDASGNTVNRTEGIAFAGGAAFSSEEGYFAAKVMRGLGLVHLEQQARV is encoded by the coding sequence GTGCCACAGGTCACGCGCCGCGACTTTCTGAAAATCAGCGCCGCCGGGACCGGTGCGGCCGGCCTTACAGCCCTCGGCTTCGACGTGGCCCGGGCCGCTCAGGTCAGGCAGAGCTTTCACATCGCTGGCGCTACAGAGTCGCATTCGGTCTGTCCATACTGCGCGGTGGGCTGTGCCCTGGTCGCCCATACGAAAAAAAACGCCGACGGCTCTACCCAACTGCTGCAGATCGAGGGCAATCCGGACAGCCCGGTCAACGAGGGACGGCTCTGTCCGAAGGGTGCCACCGCCATGCAGCTCGCGACCAGCGCCCGCCGCGTCGAAAACCCGTTGTATCGCGCGCCGGGATCGGACCACTGGCAGCAGATCACATGGGACGACATGCTCAACAAGTTGGCCCAGCGCATCAAAGACGCCCGCGATTCCAGCTTCGTGGCGACGGATGCGTCCGGAAACACGGTCAACCGCACGGAGGGGATTGCATTCGCCGGCGGCGCCGCCTTCAGCAGCGAGGAAGGGTACTTCGCCGCGAAGGTAATGCGCGGCCTCGGCCTGGTGCATCTAGAACAGCAGGCACGGGTTTGA
- the nrfD gene encoding NrfD/PsrC family molybdoenzyme membrane anchor subunit, whose amino-acid sequence MPGEHFVVAPGWAWYILLYFFFAGISGGAFVIGTMLRLWGSAADAAASRLAFIISFPLLLLCPILLTLDLGQPFRFWHMLVDVGTGVPAFKAYSPISVGSWGLLIFGLFSFVMFLAAVGEGGYLRWRVLAGAGRVMGSALGKAFMVIGAIVGFFIASYTGVLLAVSNQPVWSDTWTLGALFLASGLSGAAATILLLSHGRRDAAVTDGKLMLADRYFIILELVLIALFLITLGGVVSKVLGGGWILLWLVVLIGTLVPLVAEWRPALLRQLPPVVVPVLVLVGVLALRAVIIFSAQA is encoded by the coding sequence ATGCCCGGCGAGCATTTCGTCGTGGCGCCGGGCTGGGCCTGGTACATCCTTCTGTACTTCTTCTTCGCCGGGATCTCCGGCGGTGCCTTTGTCATCGGCACCATGCTGCGGCTCTGGGGCAGTGCGGCAGACGCCGCGGCCTCGCGACTCGCCTTCATCATCAGCTTCCCGCTGCTGCTGCTCTGCCCCATCCTCCTCACCCTTGACCTGGGCCAGCCGTTCCGCTTCTGGCACATGCTGGTCGATGTCGGGACAGGCGTACCGGCGTTCAAGGCGTACTCGCCGATCTCGGTGGGGTCGTGGGGGCTCCTGATCTTCGGGCTCTTCTCGTTCGTGATGTTCCTGGCCGCCGTCGGTGAGGGCGGGTACCTGCGCTGGCGCGTGCTCGCGGGCGCTGGCCGCGTCATGGGCAGCGCTTTGGGGAAGGCGTTTATGGTGATCGGCGCGATCGTCGGCTTCTTCATCGCGTCGTACACGGGTGTGCTTCTCGCCGTGAGCAATCAGCCGGTGTGGAGCGATACGTGGACGCTCGGCGCCCTATTTCTCGCGTCGGGGCTGAGCGGCGCCGCCGCTACCATCTTGCTGCTGAGCCACGGCCGGCGCGACGCCGCGGTCACGGACGGCAAGTTGATGCTGGCGGACCGGTACTTCATCATCCTCGAGTTGGTCTTGATCGCCCTGTTCTTGATCACGCTGGGCGGCGTTGTGTCGAAGGTGCTGGGCGGTGGCTGGATCCTCCTCTGGTTGGTGGTCCTGATCGGCACCCTGGTGCCGCTTGTCGCCGAGTGGCGTCCGGCGCTGCTGCGCCAGCTTCCACCCGTGGTGGTGCCGGTGCTGGTGCTGGTCGGCGTGCTTGCCCTGCGCGCCGTCATCATTTTCAGCGCCCAGGCCTAG